From Fusobacterium sp. FSA-380-WT-3A, the proteins below share one genomic window:
- a CDS encoding VacJ family lipoprotein yields MKKSFKVTLLVLISSFMISCSSVEKKVKVSNQEYIELQVEEDKNILFGKTDYLSPLNRRFYAFNCFADRTVIYPVMTTYDYYVPNFVQDRVKNFVSNFGDIRNTANLLLQFRILEAVESTFRFAINSTIGILGMFDVASEMGIKKYQESLGNTLAYYGVGEGFYIMAPLIGPTTLRDSIGMGAEGYGLAELDPYDVINIDVATIWFSTLVGFQMKKDANIYFGESDYIFEYEYLNYLSSKMREFNLQQAKNTRKNIF; encoded by the coding sequence ATGAAAAAATCATTTAAGGTAACTTTATTAGTTTTGATTTCTTCTTTTATGATTTCTTGTTCATCAGTTGAGAAAAAAGTTAAAGTATCAAATCAAGAATATATAGAACTTCAAGTAGAAGAAGATAAAAATATCTTATTTGGAAAGACTGATTATCTTTCTCCACTTAATAGAAGATTTTATGCTTTTAACTGTTTTGCTGATAGAACTGTTATTTATCCTGTAATGACAACTTATGATTATTATGTACCTAATTTTGTACAAGATAGAGTTAAAAATTTTGTTAGTAACTTTGGAGATATTAGAAATACAGCTAATCTTTTATTACAATTTAGAATATTAGAGGCAGTGGAATCTACTTTTAGATTTGCCATTAACTCTACAATAGGAATTTTAGGAATGTTTGATGTAGCAAGTGAAATGGGAATTAAAAAATATCAGGAAAGTTTAGGAAATACTTTAGCTTATTATGGAGTTGGAGAAGGATTTTATATTATGGCTCCTTTAATTGGTCCTACTACTTTAAGAGATTCTATTGGGATGGGTGCTGAAGGATATGGTTTAGCTGAACTTGACCCATATGATGTAATTAACATAGATGTAGCAACTATTTGGTTTTCTACTTTAGTTGGCTTTCAAATGAAAAAAGATGCGAATATTTATTTCGGAGAATCTGATTATATATTTGAGTATGAATATCTTAATTATTTAAGTTCAAAAATGAGAGAATTTAATTTACAACAGGCAAAAAATACAAGAAAAAATATTTTTTAA
- a CDS encoding MBL fold metallo-hydrolase, giving the protein MEVSILGSGSGGNSTFVNIDGIKILVDAGFSGKKLEEKLNNIGETLAEIKGILITHEHTDHIQGAGIVSRKYNIPIYITKESYLAGSAKLGKISEDNLIFIDTFEFIIKEKIKVQPFDVMHDAERTVGFRIEEISSGKTLGISTDIGYIDSRVRAFFRNVNIMIIESNYDYQMLMDCNYPWDLKDRVKSRNGHLSNNDAARFICDNYSSNLKKVYLAHISKDSNKFSIVSHTITSEMNRRNISIPVEITTQDTVTELYKL; this is encoded by the coding sequence ATGGAAGTATCTATACTTGGAAGTGGAAGTGGAGGAAACTCTACTTTTGTAAATATTGATGGTATTAAAATATTAGTTGACGCTGGTTTTAGTGGAAAAAAATTAGAAGAAAAATTAAATAATATTGGAGAAACTTTAGCTGAGATAAAAGGAATTCTTATTACTCACGAACATACAGACCATATTCAAGGAGCTGGAATTGTTTCAAGAAAATATAATATTCCTATTTATATTACTAAAGAAAGTTATTTAGCTGGAAGTGCCAAATTAGGAAAAATTTCAGAAGATAATTTAATATTTATTGATACCTTTGAATTTATTATAAAAGAAAAGATAAAAGTTCAACCTTTTGATGTTATGCATGATGCAGAAAGAACAGTTGGATTTAGAATAGAAGAAATTTCTAGTGGAAAAACTTTAGGAATTTCTACTGATATTGGATATATTGATAGTCGTGTAAGAGCATTTTTTAGAAATGTAAATATTATGATAATTGAATCTAATTATGATTATCAAATGCTTATGGACTGTAATTATCCATGGGATTTAAAAGATAGAGTAAAAAGTAGAAATGGACATCTTTCAAATAATGATGCTGCTAGATTTATATGTGATAATTATTCTTCTAATTTAAAAAAAGTATATCTTGCTCATATAAGTAAAGACAGCAATAAATTTTCTATTGTTTCTCACACAATAACAAGTGAGATGAATAGAAGAAATATCAGTATTCCTGTTGAAATAACAACTCAAGATACTGTTACAGAACTTTATAAATTATAA
- a CDS encoding uracil-DNA glycosylase family protein, whose translation MENKKELWEDLSFEINKFPKIRESLEEDEETFIGSGNKNANLLFIGDESDLYESEDLKVSIGSSGEFLIRLCDMGEFIPEDYYITTLTKCKIKYKDFFSDEQNFLKELLHMQIALIEPKIIVTLGQYSAEALLGREIDFVKERGKFIDWKAGIKVLITYDVKYIKEVRENSGKKSKAPLEFWKDLLLVKKELDSLNSNNGEENINE comes from the coding sequence ATGGAAAATAAAAAAGAATTGTGGGAAGACCTTTCTTTTGAGATAAATAAATTTCCAAAAATTCGTGAATCTCTAGAAGAAGATGAAGAAACTTTCATTGGTAGTGGAAATAAAAATGCCAATCTTCTTTTTATAGGAGATGAAAGTGACCTCTATGAAAGCGAAGATTTAAAAGTTTCAATAGGTTCTAGTGGAGAATTTTTAATAAGACTTTGTGACATGGGAGAATTTATTCCTGAAGATTATTATATAACTACACTTACAAAATGTAAAATAAAATATAAAGACTTTTTCTCTGATGAACAAAATTTCTTAAAAGAATTACTTCATATGCAAATTGCCCTTATTGAACCAAAAATAATTGTAACATTAGGACAATATTCAGCTGAAGCCCTACTTGGAAGAGAGATTGATTTTGTAAAAGAAAGAGGAAAATTTATAGATTGGAAAGCTGGAATAAAAGTTTTAATAACTTATGATGTTAAATATATAAAAGAAGTTCGTGAAAACAGTGGTAAAAAATCTAAAGCACCTCTTGAATTTTGGAAAGATTTACTTCTTGTAAAAAAAGAATTGGATAGTTTAAATTCTAATAATGGAGAAGAAAATATTAATGAATAA
- a CDS encoding 5-formyltetrahydrofolate cyclo-ligase, producing MNNEIKNNLRKEIRKKRESLSLKEKDFLSERIISNFLNEDILKNSKIIMSYMSFKNEVETKKLNDFLKSQGKTLILPRIIDNKIVPIKDEGKFFSGVFGVTEPIGEIFKGKIDLIIVPGIVFNNLGDRIGFGKGYYDRFLSNPLYKNSFKISLIYSFQINNNFSGDIFDEKVNKIITEKEIIEIL from the coding sequence ATGAATAATGAAATAAAAAATAATCTTAGAAAAGAAATTAGAAAAAAAAGAGAGTCATTATCACTTAAAGAAAAAGATTTCCTTAGTGAAAGAATAATTTCTAATTTTTTAAATGAAGATATTTTAAAAAATTCTAAAATTATTATGAGCTATATGTCTTTTAAAAATGAAGTTGAAACTAAAAAATTAAATGATTTTTTAAAATCTCAGGGAAAAACTTTAATATTACCAAGAATTATTGATAATAAAATTGTTCCTATAAAGGATGAAGGAAAATTTTTTTCTGGAGTTTTTGGAGTTACTGAACCTATAGGAGAGATTTTTAAAGGTAAAATAGATTTAATAATAGTTCCAGGTATCGTTTTTAATAATTTAGGAGATCGAATTGGATTTGGAAAAGGATATTATGATAGATTTCTTTCTAATCCACTTTATAAAAATTCTTTTAAAATATCTCTTATTTATTCTTTTCAAATAAACAATAATTTTTCTGGTGATATCTTTGATGAGAAAGTTAACAAGATTATAACAGAAAAAGAAATAATAGAAATTTTATAA
- a CDS encoding YebC/PmpR family DNA-binding transcriptional regulator has translation MSGHSKWNNIQHRKGAQDKKRASLFTKLGKELTIAAREGGGDPSFNPRLRLAIDKAKAGNMPKDILERAIKKGTGELGGVDYIEMRYEGYGPAGTAFIVDVVTDNKNRSASEVRTAFSRKGGNLGADGAVSWMFNKKGEIIFLAEHVADSEEFMMVALEAGAEDIIEEDGEFQVLTDPAEFQNVLQALTDAGYKYDEAEITMIPENKVAITDLDTAKKVMVLYDALDDLDDVQEVYSNFDIPDEIMEQLD, from the coding sequence ATGTCAGGACATAGTAAATGGAATAACATACAACATAGAAAAGGAGCTCAAGATAAGAAAAGAGCTAGTTTATTCACTAAATTAGGAAAAGAATTAACAATAGCTGCTAGAGAAGGTGGAGGAGACCCTTCTTTCAACCCAAGACTTAGACTTGCTATTGATAAAGCTAAGGCTGGAAACATGCCTAAAGATATATTAGAAAGAGCTATTAAAAAAGGAACTGGAGAATTAGGTGGAGTAGACTATATCGAAATGAGATATGAAGGATATGGGCCAGCTGGAACAGCTTTCATAGTTGATGTAGTAACTGATAATAAAAATAGGTCTGCTTCTGAAGTTAGAACTGCTTTCTCAAGAAAAGGTGGAAATTTAGGAGCCGATGGAGCAGTTTCTTGGATGTTCAACAAAAAAGGAGAAATTATTTTCTTAGCTGAACATGTAGCTGACTCTGAAGAATTTATGATGGTAGCTTTAGAAGCTGGAGCTGAAGATATAATTGAAGAAGATGGTGAGTTTCAAGTTTTAACTGACCCTGCTGAATTCCAAAATGTTCTTCAAGCTTTAACAGATGCTGGATATAAATATGATGAAGCTGAAATCACTATGATACCAGAAAATAAAGTTGCTATTACTGATTTAGATACAGCTAAAAAAGTTATGGTTCTATATGATGCTTTAGATGACTTAGATGACGTTCAAGAAGTTTATTCTAACTTCGACATTCCTGATGAAATAATGGAACAATTAGATTAA
- a CDS encoding polysaccharide deacetylase, protein MRWKNNSSCVVMISVNLDAEFFWLSLSPDCINRPKTMSMGQYGMLRGLPRILDLFDKYNIKATFFTPGKVAEKYPEDIKEIVKRGHEIGFHGYEHENFALMTKDEQKEVFKKGMESIKNILGDYPKGFRAPEGELTKETLELVKENGFTYSSNLSNDDCPYIHKLFNGNLVEIPIHWALFDFPYFAFNYRPAFPKGQGRISNYTQVLNNWKNEYIGYHKEGLCYVLQLDPQTIGTPGRIGILEELFEFILSKDTPWFATGSEIEKYITENNSEK, encoded by the coding sequence ATGAGATGGAAAAATAATTCTAGTTGTGTAGTAATGATAAGTGTAAATCTTGATGCTGAATTTTTCTGGCTTTCATTATCTCCTGATTGTATTAATAGACCAAAAACAATGTCAATGGGACAATATGGAATGTTAAGAGGACTACCTAGAATATTAGATTTATTTGATAAATATAATATAAAAGCAACATTTTTTACACCTGGAAAGGTAGCAGAAAAATATCCAGAAGATATAAAAGAAATTGTTAAAAGAGGTCATGAAATAGGATTTCATGGATATGAACATGAAAACTTTGCTTTAATGACAAAAGATGAGCAAAAAGAAGTTTTTAAAAAAGGAATGGAAAGTATAAAAAATATTTTAGGTGATTATCCAAAAGGATTTAGAGCTCCAGAAGGAGAACTTACTAAAGAAACCCTTGAATTAGTAAAAGAAAATGGTTTTACATATTCAAGTAATCTAAGTAATGATGATTGTCCTTATATTCATAAATTATTTAATGGAAATTTAGTAGAAATACCAATTCACTGGGCATTATTTGATTTTCCATATTTTGCTTTTAATTATAGACCTGCATTTCCTAAAGGACAAGGAAGAATATCTAATTATACACAAGTTTTAAATAATTGGAAAAATGAATATATAGGTTATCATAAAGAGGGACTTTGTTATGTATTGCAATTAGACCCACAAACTATAGGAACTCCTGGTAGAATTGGAATTTTAGAAGAATTATTTGAATTTATACTTTCTAAAGATACTCCATGGTTTGCTACAGGAAGTGAAATAGAAAAATATATTACAGAAAATAATTCTGAAAAATAA
- a CDS encoding polysaccharide deacetylase, with translation MEWKNNSKCAVMFSFDLDSDTTWKNGNEGYLNGEKYIKSLSIGQYGPKRAVERILNLLKKYNIKATFFVPGKVAEDNPELIKKIDEEGHEIGHHGYTHERFFDKTVEEQIEIIEKTQEIYKKIINKKAKGFRTPSGDWAIKTPKLLYERGFLYSSSMRGDDRPYNTIIENKKTNFIEIPTRWELDDYVAMAYNYFPEEPSGLDRISGYEQVLDNFTREFDGYYRYGLCFVPMMHPQVIGTPGHIQILEKLIKHILEKNNVWIATGSEIANWYIENGEEEK, from the coding sequence ATGGAATGGAAAAATAATTCTAAATGTGCTGTAATGTTTAGTTTTGATTTAGACAGTGATACAACTTGGAAAAATGGAAATGAAGGTTATCTTAATGGAGAAAAATATATAAAATCTCTTTCAATAGGGCAATATGGTCCTAAAAGAGCAGTAGAGAGAATATTAAATTTGTTAAAAAAATATAATATAAAAGCTACTTTTTTTGTTCCTGGAAAAGTAGCAGAAGATAATCCTGAATTGATAAAAAAAATTGATGAAGAGGGACATGAAATAGGACATCATGGTTATACTCACGAAAGGTTTTTTGATAAAACTGTAGAAGAACAAATTGAAATAATAGAAAAGACACAAGAGATTTATAAAAAAATAATAAATAAAAAGGCTAAAGGATTTAGAACTCCCTCAGGAGATTGGGCTATTAAAACTCCAAAATTATTGTATGAAAGAGGTTTTTTGTATTCTAGTTCAATGAGAGGGGATGATAGACCATATAATACTATTATTGAAAATAAAAAAACTAATTTTATAGAAATTCCTACTCGTTGGGAATTAGATGATTATGTTGCTATGGCATATAATTATTTTCCAGAAGAACCAAGTGGATTAGATAGAATATCAGGATATGAACAAGTTTTGGATAATTTTACAAGAGAATTTGATGGATATTATAGATATGGACTTTGTTTTGTACCAATGATGCATCCTCAAGTTATCGGAACTCCAGGTCATATTCAAATATTAGAAAAATTAATAAAACATATTTTAGAAAAAAATAATGTTTGGATTGCCACAGGAAGTGAAATAGCAAATTGGTATATTGAGAATGGAGAGGAGGAAAAGTAA
- the argH gene encoding argininosuccinate lyase: protein MQYFSGRFKEKASNSILEFHSTIQFEDKLAYYDIMGSIAHVRGLGKQGIVTVEEAELIEKTLREILEDIESKKIQFSIEYEDIHMNVEKNLIDRIGDIGKKLHTGRSRNDQCALDLKLYIKDEIKKVQSYLMELIEILIKISKENIKTYMPGFTHLQKAQPISFAHYLLAYVEMFKRDYKRLENTFELTNYSPLGSAALAGTSYPLDMEYTSKVLGFNGTIANSLDGVSDRDHVMSFISDLSIIMVHLSRFCEEIVVYSSNDFSYIELSDKFSTGSSIMPQKKNPDAAELIRGKSGRVFGDMMSILTTMKGIPLAYNKDMQEDKEALFDAVDTVKKCIDVFNGMIATTKPLKENMLKACHDGFINATDVADYLTNKGMSFRDAYKIVGSIVAYCIDNKKTLDNLSMEEYKTYSELFENDIYEEISIENCVEKRTTIGGPSEKSLKIHIESVDKFIEKEVENLKNYKLNDIF, encoded by the coding sequence ATGCAATATTTTTCAGGACGTTTTAAAGAAAAAGCAAGTAATTCAATTTTAGAGTTTCATTCAACAATTCAATTTGAGGATAAGCTAGCTTATTATGACATTATGGGAAGCATAGCCCATGTGAGAGGGTTAGGTAAGCAAGGAATAGTTACTGTAGAGGAAGCTGAACTTATAGAAAAAACTTTAAGAGAAATTTTAGAAGATATAGAAAGTAAAAAAATTCAATTTTCTATTGAATATGAAGATATACATATGAATGTAGAAAAAAATCTTATAGATAGAATTGGGGATATTGGAAAAAAATTACATACAGGAAGAAGTAGAAATGACCAATGTGCTTTAGATTTAAAACTTTATATAAAAGATGAAATAAAAAAAGTACAATCTTATTTAATGGAATTAATAGAGATTTTAATAAAAATTTCTAAAGAGAATATAAAAACTTATATGCCAGGATTTACACATTTACAAAAAGCTCAACCTATAAGTTTTGCTCATTATTTATTAGCTTATGTAGAGATGTTTAAAAGAGATTATAAAAGATTGGAAAATACTTTTGAATTAACAAATTATTCTCCTCTTGGTTCAGCTGCCCTTGCTGGAACATCTTATCCATTAGATATGGAATATACAAGTAAAGTATTAGGATTTAATGGAACTATAGCTAATAGTTTAGATGGAGTATCAGATAGAGACCATGTAATGAGTTTTATAAGTGATTTATCTATAATTATGGTACATCTATCAAGATTTTGTGAAGAGATAGTAGTTTATTCTTCAAATGATTTTAGTTATATAGAATTAAGTGATAAATTTTCAACAGGAAGTAGTATAATGCCTCAAAAGAAAAATCCAGATGCTGCTGAACTTATAAGAGGAAAAAGTGGAAGAGTTTTTGGGGATATGATGAGTATTTTAACAACAATGAAAGGAATACCATTAGCTTATAATAAAGATATGCAAGAAGATAAAGAAGCTTTATTTGATGCTGTAGATACTGTAAAAAAATGTATAGATGTTTTTAATGGGATGATAGCTACAACAAAACCTTTAAAAGAAAATATGTTAAAAGCTTGTCATGATGGATTTATAAATGCTACTGATGTGGCTGATTATTTAACAAATAAAGGAATGAGTTTTAGAGATGCTTATAAAATTGTTGGAAGTATAGTTGCTTATTGTATTGATAATAAAAAAACATTAGATAATCTTTCAATGGAAGAATATAAAACTTATTCAGAATTATTTGAAAATGATATTTATGAAGAGATAAGTATAGAAAACTGTGTAGAAAAAAGAACTACAATAGGGGGACCTTCAGAAAAAAGTTTAAAAATTCATATAGAATCAGTAGATAAATTTATAGAAAAAGAAGTAGAAAATTTAAAAAATTATAAATTAAATGATATATTTTAA
- a CDS encoding amino acid ABC transporter ATP-binding protein translates to MIEVKNLKKKFNNLEVLKDISLNIKKGEIVAIIGPSGSGKSTLLRCINLLETPTAGEILINGIDITDKKTDIMKIREKVGMVFQHFNLFPHMTVLENMIYAPVNVKGVNKEEAIKKSIELLKKIGLEDKKDQYPDKLSGGQKQRVAIVRALVMEPDVLLFDEPTSALDPEMVKEVLEVIRGLVKTGITMLIVTHEMKFAREVSNRICFLSDGYLLEDTTPEEFFTNPKTDRARQFLEKML, encoded by the coding sequence ATGATAGAAGTTAAAAATTTGAAGAAAAAATTTAATAATTTAGAAGTTTTAAAAGATATATCATTAAATATAAAAAAAGGAGAGATAGTAGCAATAATAGGTCCATCAGGTTCTGGAAAATCAACACTATTAAGATGTATAAATCTTTTAGAAACTCCAACAGCTGGAGAAATATTGATTAATGGAATAGACATTACAGATAAAAAAACTGATATAATGAAAATCAGAGAAAAGGTTGGAATGGTATTTCAACATTTTAATCTTTTTCCTCATATGACAGTTTTAGAAAATATGATATATGCCCCTGTAAATGTAAAAGGAGTAAATAAGGAGGAAGCAATAAAAAAATCAATTGAATTATTAAAAAAAATAGGTCTTGAAGATAAAAAAGACCAATATCCTGATAAATTATCAGGAGGACAAAAGCAAAGGGTTGCTATAGTTAGAGCTTTAGTTATGGAGCCAGATGTTCTTTTATTTGATGAACCAACATCAGCTTTAGACCCAGAAATGGTAAAAGAAGTATTAGAAGTTATAAGAGGATTGGTAAAAACAGGTATTACAATGCTTATTGTAACTCATGAAATGAAATTTGCTAGAGAAGTTTCTAATCGTATTTGTTTTTTATCAGATGGATATTTATTAGAAGATACTACACCAGAGGAATTTTTCACAAATCCAAAAACAGACAGAGCTCGTCAATTTTTAGAAAAAATGTTATAA